A window from Nycticebus coucang isolate mNycCou1 chromosome X, mNycCou1.pri, whole genome shotgun sequence encodes these proteins:
- the ARMCX5 gene encoding armadillo repeat-containing X-linked protein 5, producing the protein MVGSKDRERTRGEAEAGLKAGISGSSNARVKAETQAKAVAEAELKTESVTQVKAGDGGIARTQTVIYTEAVAVTKEVNKMEDMTKTRAMAETKTKPLANAPNQVPPNKSKAMPVSRVSAITPEVRVGAGNEANIADDKANIGPKPESREGANIKVKFSDEDEENVCSWFWNGEEPSVGSWFWPEEEIPPQVYKPLPKIQEKPKSKPKPKPKPTQKPKLTTKQKAIAWSRARYIVLVPIEGGEEFLPPEGDWTLIETLIETPLGIRPLTKIPPYNGPYFQTLAEIKNQIRQREKYGPNPKACRCKSRSFSLEPKEFDKLVALLKLTRDPFIHEIATMIMGISPAYPFTQDIVHDVGITVMIENLVNNPSVKEHARDLKTVDDSSESSEEPKAGDAYIDQVCKDIFSYPLNSHEQLAGLKLLVNLNINFEDHHMIANYIPNFLILLNKGSVKIKFYALKVFLCLSKNQANTRELISAEVLSSLVAFFNKNESKANILNIIEIFENINFQFKKKVKLFTKDKFTKSELISIFQEAKEFGQKLQDLAEHSDPEVRDKVIRLILKL; encoded by the exons ATGGTTGGCTCCAAGGATAGGGAAAGAACTAgaggagaggctgaggctggtctgaAAGCTGGAATCAGTGGCTCTTCCAATGCTAGAGTGAAGGCTGAGACCCAGGCCAAGGCAGTGGCTGAGGCAGAACTGAAAACAGAATCGGTGACCCAGGTCAAGGCTGGCGATGGAGGAATAGCCAGGACACAGACAGTGATCTACACTGAGGCTGTGGCTGTGACAAAGGAAGTAAACAAGATGGAAGATATGACTAAGACTAGAGCCATGGCTGAGACTAAGACAAAACCCCTGGCAAATGCCCCAAACCAAGTGCCCCCAAACAAGTCAAAGGCTATGCCTGTGTCTAGGGTCAGTGCCATAACCCCTGAAGTCAGGGTTGGTGCTGGCAATGAGGCAAATATCGCTGATGATAAGGCCAATATTGGGCCCAAACCTGAGTCAAGGGAAGGGGCCAACatcaagg TAAAATTCAGTGatgaggatgaagaaaatgtttgcTCTTGGTTTTGGAATGGAGAAGAGCCTAGTGTAGGGTCCTGGTTCTGGCCTGAAGAAGAGATCCCTCCTCAAGTTTACAAGCCCCTACCTAAGATACAGGAAAAGCCCAAGTCCAAGCCCAAGCCCAAGCCCAAACCTACACAGAAACCCAAACTTACTACTAAACAAAAGGCAATTGCATGGTCAAGGGCCAGGTATATTGTCCTAGTCCCCATTGAGGGAGGGGAAGAGTTCTTGCCTCCAGAAGGGGACTGGACCCTGATTGAGACTTTGATTGAAACTCCGTTGGGAATTCGGCCTCTGACCAAGATCCCACCTTATAATGGGCCTTACTTCCAGACTTTAGCTGAGATCAAAAATCAGATtagacaaagggaaaaatatgggCCTAATCCAAAGGCCTGCCGCTGCAAATCACGTAGTTTTAGCTTAGAACCTAAAGAGTTTGATAAACTGGTTGCCCTGCTTAAGTTAACCAGGGATCCTTTCATTCATGAAATAGCTACAATGATAATGGGCATCAGCCCTGCTTATCCATTTACCCAAGATATAGTTCATGATGTAGGCATTACTGTTATGATTGAAAACTTGGTCAATAATCCCAGTGTTAAAGAACATGCTAGAGATTTAAAGACAGTGGATGATAGCTCTGAGTCTTCTGAAGAACCAAAAGCGGGAGATGCGTACATAGATCAAGTTTGTAAGGACATATTTTCTTACCCCTTGAATTCCCATGAGCAACTGGCTGGACTAAAATTACTAGTGAACCTGAATATAAATTTTGAGGATCACCACATGATTGCCAATTACATTCCAAATTTCCTCATCTTGTTAAACAAGGGAAGTGTCAAAATCAAGTTTTATGCTTTAAAAGTGTTTCTGTGTTTGTCTAAAAATCAAGCCAATACAAGAGAACTAATCAGTGCTGAAGTATTGTCATCATTGGTTGCTTTCTTTAACAAGAATGAGTCAAAAGCCAATATTCTTAATATcattgaaatatttgagaatataaatttccaattcaaaaaaaaggtaaagctGTTTACCAAGGATAAGTTCACTAAATCTGAACTTATTTCCATATTCCAGGAAGCAAAAGAGTTTGGTCAGAAACTCCAAGACTTAGCAGAGCACAGTGATCCTGAGGTGAGAGATAAAGTCATACGATTAATACTCAAACTCTGA